Proteins from a single region of Psychrobacter cryohalolentis K5:
- the hemP gene encoding hemin uptake protein HemP, producing MSLVISRHLNFRENRLPTLQSQHLFALTKEVRIEHEGEEYRLRLTRNNRLILTK from the coding sequence ATGAGTCTTGTTATCTCTCGTCATTTGAACTTCCGTGAAAACCGTCTGCCTACTTTGCAATCACAGCACTTGTTTGCTTTGACCAAGGAGGTACGTATTGAACATGAAGGCGAAGAATATCGCCTACGCTTAACGCGTAATAATCGATTAATTTTAACCAAATAA